The following are from one region of the Macaca thibetana thibetana isolate TM-01 chromosome 2, ASM2454274v1, whole genome shotgun sequence genome:
- the PTX3 gene encoding pentraxin-related protein PTX3: MHLLAILFCALWSAVLAENSDDYDLMYVNLDNEIDNGLHPTEDPTPCDCRQEHSEWDKLFTMLENSQMREGMLLQATDDVLRGDLQRLREELGRLAESLARPCEQGALAEAKLASALDELLQASRDAGRRLERLEGAETQRPEEAGRALAAMLEELRQTRADLHAVQGWAARTWLPAGCETAILFPMRSKKIFGSVHPVRPMRLESFSACIWVKATDVLNKTILFSYGTKRNPYEIQLYLSYQSIVFVVGGEENKLVAETMVSLGRWTHLCSTWNSEKGLTSLWVNGELVATTVEMATGHTVPEGGILQIGQEKNGCCVGGGFDETLAFSGRLTGFNIWDSVLSNEEIRETGGAESCHIRGNIVGWGVTEIQPHGGAQYVS; the protein is encoded by the exons ATGCATCTCCTTGCGATTCTGTTTTGTGCTCTCTGGTCTGCAGTGTTGGCCGAGAACTCGGATGATTATGATCTCATGTATGTGAATTTGGACAACGAAATAGACAATGGACTCCATCCCACTGAGGACC CCACGCCGTGCGACTGCCGTCAGGAACACTCCGAATGGGACAAGCTCTTCACCATGCTGGAGAACTCGCAGATGAGAGAGGGCATGCTGCTGCAAGCCACGGACGACGTCCTGCGGGGCGACCTGCAGAGGCTGCGGGAGGAGCTGGGCCGGCTAGCGGAAAGCCTGGCGAGGCCATGCGAGCAGGGGGCTCTCGCGGAGGCCAAGCTGGCTAGTGCTCTGGACGAGCTGCTGCAGGCGAGCCGCGACGCGGGCCGCAGGCTGGAGCGCCTGGAGGGCGCGGAGACTCAGCGCCCAGAGGAGGCGGGGCGCGCCCTGGCCGCGATGCTGGAGGAGCTGCGGCAGACGCGAGCCGACCTGCACGCAGTGCAGGGCTGGGCGGCCCGGACCTGGCTGCCGGCAG GTTGTGAAACAGCTATTTTATTCCCAATGCGTTCCAAGAAGATTTTTGGAAGCGTGCATCCAGTGAGACCAATGAGGCTTGAATCTTTCAGTGCCTGCATTTGGGTCAAAGCCACAGATGTGTTAAACAAAACCATCCTGTTTTCCTATGGCACAAAGAGGAATCCATATGAAATCCAGCTGTATCTCAGCTACCAGTCCATAGTGTTTGTGGTGGGTGGAGAGGAGAACAAACTGGTTGCTGAAACCATGGTTTCCCTGGGAAGGTGGACCCACCTGTGCAGCACCTGGAATTCAGAGAAAGGGCTCACATCCTTGTGGGTAAATGGTGAACTGGTGGCTACCACTGTTGAGATGGCCACAGGTCACACTGTTCCTGAGGGAGGAATCCTGCAGATTGGCCAAGAAAAGAATGGCTGCTGTGTGGGTGGTGGCTTTGATGAAACATTAGCCTTCTCTGGGAGACTCACAGGCTTCAATATCTGGGATAGTGTTCTTAGCAATGAAGAGATAAGAGAGACTGGAGGAGCAGAGTCTTGTCACATCCGGGGGAATATTGTTGGATGGGGAGTCACAGAGATCCAGC